Proteins encoded by one window of Balneolaceae bacterium:
- a CDS encoding PAS domain S-box protein, whose translation MNKSDRIVGNLEKVSKLLESTNGIQQDDIAKIRELLDGINEEIQERTSGKGSTNELGIDLYQTIFEKSPIGILHYNEKGEITICNKRFTEILGTTSDKIIGLNMTELPDVKIVEAVKKALDGKKSEYEGKYRSVTSGKTVPVRVIFHPLNNTENNLGDGIAMIEDITERYNARKKLIESENRYHSLFENKHIIMLVIDPDSGQILDANPAAIEFYGWPRETLKKMKISDIDTLSPEEINQEIDGAKNEKRNVFHFKHRLADGSVRDVEVFTGLNKKEGKLVLFSIVHDITTRVRAEKELLKFKLGIERSPNIIFITDKDGYFQYVNPSFQKKYGYTIDELEGKTPRVLKSGVQTDDFYEEFWETILDGQVMEGEIMNRTKGGDLLDIKFSSNPIIDENEELMGFIAIQEDISEKKKKDRQLRKSLKEKEVLLSEIHHRVKNNLAVISALLELNLYQGDEMSVEEYIQSSQLRIKTMANVHEMFYQSESFASISFGKYIERLISTIQSSLQPNTTYVEFETDLNEAELNINQAVPCGLIINELITNSLKHAFPGKKEGKVCVTLDSDNDTFILIIEDNGIGLPDGFNIETAQDMGMTLVRILSKQLEADLTVNNSKEGVAFTITFQANDTFKGSISSLSV comes from the coding sequence ATGAATAAATCAGATCGAATAGTCGGAAATCTGGAAAAGGTGAGTAAGCTGCTTGAATCAACCAATGGGATTCAGCAGGATGATATAGCGAAAATTCGCGAATTATTGGATGGAATAAATGAGGAGATTCAAGAGAGAACTTCTGGCAAGGGATCGACTAACGAGTTGGGAATCGATCTATATCAAACCATATTTGAGAAATCACCCATTGGAATATTGCACTATAATGAGAAGGGAGAGATTACTATCTGCAATAAACGATTTACTGAAATATTGGGAACTACCTCTGATAAAATAATCGGCTTGAATATGACTGAGCTTCCGGATGTAAAGATTGTTGAAGCGGTCAAAAAAGCATTAGATGGCAAGAAAAGCGAATATGAGGGAAAGTACAGATCAGTTACATCAGGAAAGACAGTACCGGTGCGGGTTATCTTTCATCCGTTGAATAACACGGAGAATAACTTGGGTGATGGAATTGCCATGATAGAAGATATTACGGAGCGATATAATGCTCGTAAAAAACTTATAGAGAGTGAAAACAGGTATCACAGCCTTTTTGAAAATAAGCATATTATTATGCTTGTGATCGATCCGGATAGCGGACAAATTTTGGATGCCAATCCGGCTGCCATTGAATTTTACGGATGGCCGCGGGAAACATTAAAGAAAATGAAAATATCCGATATTGATACCCTTTCTCCGGAGGAAATAAATCAAGAAATAGACGGAGCTAAAAACGAAAAGAGGAATGTTTTTCATTTTAAACACAGGCTTGCCGACGGTTCCGTGCGGGATGTAGAGGTGTTCACCGGGCTTAATAAGAAGGAGGGAAAGCTGGTATTATTTTCCATTGTACATGATATTACAACCCGTGTCAGAGCCGAAAAAGAGCTATTAAAGTTTAAGCTCGGAATTGAACGTTCACCCAATATCATCTTTATAACTGATAAGGATGGATACTTTCAATACGTTAATCCATCGTTTCAGAAAAAATATGGATATACGATAGATGAACTTGAGGGAAAAACCCCCAGGGTTTTAAAGTCCGGTGTGCAGACTGATGATTTTTACGAAGAGTTCTGGGAAACAATATTAGATGGCCAGGTTATGGAAGGAGAGATAATGAATAGGACTAAAGGTGGAGATCTTTTAGATATAAAATTCTCCAGTAACCCGATTATTGATGAAAATGAAGAATTGATGGGTTTTATAGCGATCCAGGAAGATATTTCCGAAAAGAAAAAGAAAGATCGCCAGCTTCGGAAATCGCTGAAAGAGAAGGAGGTACTGCTTTCCGAAATCCATCACCGGGTCAAAAATAATCTCGCTGTAATCTCAGCACTGCTGGAATTGAATTTGTACCAGGGCGACGAAATGTCGGTTGAAGAGTATATCCAAAGCAGTCAGCTAAGGATTAAAACCATGGCAAATGTTCACGAGATGTTTTATCAATCAGAATCCTTTGCAAGTATCTCTTTCGGGAAGTATATCGAACGATTGATTTCAACGATTCAGTCTTCATTGCAACCAAATACTACTTACGTTGAATTTGAAACAGATCTTAATGAAGCGGAGTTAAACATTAACCAGGCTGTACCCTGCGGTTTAATAATAAATGAATTGATTACTAACTCTCTGAAGCATGCTTTTCCTGGTAAAAAAGAGGGCAAGGTCTGCGTAACTCTGGACTCTGATAATGACACTTTTATATTGATAATTGAAGATAACGGCATCGGTTTGCCGGATGGTTTTAACATCGAAACGGCCCAGGACATGGGAATGACCCTGGTTCGCATTTTGAGTAAACAACTGGAGGCAGATCTTACCGTTAATAACAGCAAAGAGGGTGTGGCATTTACAATCACTTTTCAGGCGAACGATACATTTAAAGGCTCGATCAGCAGCTTGTCTGTTTGA
- a CDS encoding lysylphosphatidylglycerol synthase transmembrane domain-containing protein: MATRWQFENPKWRILLFGLLFIGLTGAGIYVVYSAFANQNFTFDRRLLSPSAIALTITLLFIYFSSDGLRLYYTLRALGQQVSFSVITRLVFINLFFSNITPMATGGGFAQIWYLHKNGVSVGHATAATTIRTVLAVLFIFTLTPICLFTLDPLNSSSIFRDIGSTLILLVIVYISFFVTVIFRTRWLIYPSISFLRLLFRFKIIKKETFRRWHFKIRREILRFSLSFIEYFSGRTIWVVLSVVFTMIFLASLFSFPAILIYALGYEVNYFTIIGLLVVTTFVMYFSPTPGASGISEGVFGSFFKDILGSNHLVLVIVAWRFLTIYLGMIIGMFIFQKTISESANNNNEDA; this comes from the coding sequence ATGGCAACCCGGTGGCAATTTGAAAATCCAAAATGGCGCATCTTATTATTTGGACTGCTTTTTATAGGTTTAACCGGGGCCGGTATTTATGTAGTGTACAGTGCATTTGCTAATCAAAACTTTACGTTCGACCGCAGGCTGCTTTCTCCTTCAGCTATAGCTTTGACAATTACACTACTGTTTATCTATTTTTCGAGCGATGGGCTTCGATTATATTATACACTGCGTGCGTTGGGACAACAAGTCAGCTTTTCTGTAATAACCCGACTCGTATTTATTAACCTCTTTTTTTCTAATATTACTCCAATGGCAACGGGAGGTGGATTTGCTCAAATATGGTATTTGCACAAAAATGGAGTGTCGGTGGGCCATGCAACCGCAGCAACAACCATTCGAACTGTGTTGGCTGTACTTTTTATTTTTACGCTTACCCCCATCTGTCTGTTTACGTTAGATCCGCTCAATTCGTCATCTATTTTTAGAGATATTGGCAGCACATTAATTCTTCTGGTGATCGTGTACATATCTTTTTTTGTAACCGTCATTTTCAGAACCCGATGGTTGATTTATCCCTCAATCAGCTTTTTAAGACTCCTTTTCCGATTCAAAATCATCAAAAAAGAAACCTTCCGAAGGTGGCATTTTAAAATCCGGAGAGAAATACTGAGGTTCAGTCTTTCTTTCATAGAATATTTTTCAGGCCGGACGATTTGGGTTGTGTTGTCGGTCGTATTTACAATGATCTTTTTGGCAAGCCTGTTTTCCTTTCCCGCCATACTGATTTATGCTTTAGGATACGAAGTGAACTATTTTACAATTATTGGATTATTGGTTGTTACAACATTTGTCATGTATTTTTCACCTACACCCGGTGCATCCGGTATTTCAGAAGGTGTTTTTGGCTCATTTTTTAAAGATATACTTGGCAGCAATCATCTTGTTCTTGTGATTGTAGCCTGGCGATTTTTAACCATCTATCTCGGAATGATCATCGGAATGTTCATATTTCAAAAAACCATTTCCGAATCTGCAAATAATAACAATGAAGATGCATAA
- a CDS encoding glycosyltransferase — MHKPLKLIFYAVILLVVVILVYKVYLNVNVTDIEAKHTEQIDAIKNKLAGQTQFNFAVVGNINNSIGIFEKQLIPKINASDSQFLISAGNAVLDGGVDKYQALEGTLNHLNIPYLLTFGENEYESFGGFRFYEHYGPYYFSFVVADSRFIFLDSTGKTPWSWQLQWLTELMKSDQSNHQFIFVSKPVLKVPNEYLFGDDDEDAIPDSTRTELIEIIERYSVDAVFSSEIPTFNVQKREDTYFVTTGGAGGLDLNTDRSFYHYVDVSVSKDSIQIQQKAIDEGQGLIARQLENLWFFIYSFFYVGYLNFFLLVGVLVLISIKLYTTIYESKEFYPIYEVDPSPWLDKTIRVAMFTDNYLPFIGGVPISISRLYKGLKQLKNKVLIIAPSYHNQSEKEEDVFRVPSLISFGKESEFRMANIFLKKIRKAVYAFKPDIIHVHHPFWMGSLGLFIARWKKIPAVFTYHTRLEHYAHFVPLPTRLFRNLISHLLIRRFANKCDGIIVPTNSVEKYLHMIGVETPCFVQSTGIEFEEFQQVEPEKIQNLKESLGIKDEIVLLSVSRLSDEKNIDFMIEALSKLKKSIQQPFTFLMIGDGHKKDELQKKVARLGLSENVQLVGSVDPDEMKTWYNLGDIFLFASKSETQGMVILEAMAAGLPVVAVKATGIDDVVEDGVNGYKTPEKIALWANKVQLLIDDKNHRKKLSDNAREFSSSFSIEYFGRNVQEIYAIILAAYNQNKSGTKSKKVQ, encoded by the coding sequence ATGCATAAACCGCTCAAACTGATCTTCTATGCGGTAATATTACTCGTTGTAGTAATATTGGTATACAAGGTTTATTTGAATGTCAATGTCACTGATATTGAAGCCAAGCATACAGAGCAGATCGATGCTATTAAAAACAAGTTGGCGGGACAAACCCAATTTAATTTTGCTGTTGTTGGTAATATCAACAATTCTATAGGAATCTTTGAAAAACAGTTGATTCCAAAAATTAACGCATCAGATAGTCAGTTTTTAATTTCCGCAGGTAATGCCGTTTTGGATGGCGGCGTAGATAAATACCAGGCACTTGAAGGAACATTAAATCATCTCAACATTCCTTATCTGCTCACATTTGGAGAAAACGAATATGAATCGTTTGGCGGCTTTCGCTTTTATGAACATTACGGCCCCTATTATTTTAGCTTTGTAGTTGCTGATTCACGATTCATTTTTTTAGACAGTACCGGCAAAACTCCCTGGAGCTGGCAATTGCAGTGGCTCACTGAGCTTATGAAAAGTGATCAGTCCAATCACCAATTTATATTTGTTTCAAAACCCGTTCTTAAAGTACCCAATGAGTATCTGTTTGGGGACGATGATGAAGATGCAATACCTGATTCCACTCGTACAGAACTCATTGAGATCATCGAGCGATACAGTGTTGACGCCGTATTCTCTTCGGAAATTCCAACATTTAATGTTCAGAAAAGAGAAGACACATATTTTGTCACCACCGGTGGAGCCGGAGGTTTGGACCTCAATACAGATCGTAGTTTTTATCATTACGTGGATGTATCCGTTTCTAAAGATAGTATTCAAATTCAACAAAAAGCTATCGACGAAGGCCAGGGACTCATAGCCCGGCAACTTGAAAATCTTTGGTTTTTCATTTACTCCTTTTTCTATGTTGGGTATTTGAATTTTTTCTTGTTGGTAGGTGTGCTCGTTTTAATTTCCATTAAACTGTACACCACTATTTATGAATCCAAAGAGTTTTACCCCATTTATGAAGTTGATCCCTCTCCGTGGTTAGACAAAACCATAAGGGTGGCCATGTTTACCGACAACTACCTGCCTTTTATTGGTGGAGTACCCATTTCTATTTCAAGGCTATACAAAGGCTTAAAACAGCTTAAAAACAAGGTTCTGATCATTGCTCCGTCCTATCACAATCAATCAGAAAAAGAGGAAGATGTTTTCCGGGTTCCGTCTTTGATATCCTTTGGCAAAGAAAGTGAGTTTAGAATGGCGAATATCTTCCTCAAAAAGATTCGAAAGGCTGTTTATGCTTTTAAACCGGATATTATTCATGTTCACCACCCGTTCTGGATGGGGTCTTTAGGCTTGTTTATAGCTCGATGGAAAAAAATCCCAGCGGTATTTACGTATCATACCCGGCTCGAGCACTACGCCCATTTTGTACCACTCCCTACGAGATTATTTCGAAACCTTATTTCACATTTACTGATCCGAAGATTTGCCAATAAATGTGATGGCATTATTGTTCCAACCAACTCTGTTGAGAAATATCTGCACATGATAGGAGTGGAAACTCCCTGTTTTGTACAATCTACCGGTATAGAATTTGAAGAGTTCCAGCAAGTGGAACCGGAAAAAATTCAAAACTTAAAAGAATCACTGGGCATAAAAGATGAAATAGTTCTGTTAAGCGTATCGAGATTATCGGATGAAAAGAATATTGATTTTATGATTGAGGCTCTCAGTAAATTAAAAAAGAGTATTCAGCAACCGTTTACTTTTTTGATGATTGGAGACGGCCATAAAAAAGATGAATTACAAAAAAAGGTGGCTCGTTTAGGCTTATCTGAAAACGTACAGCTGGTTGGATCAGTTGATCCCGACGAGATGAAAACCTGGTATAATTTAGGTGATATTTTTCTGTTTGCTTCAAAATCGGAAACACAAGGCATGGTAATCCTTGAAGCCATGGCAGCCGGTTTGCCGGTAGTAGCTGTTAAAGCTACCGGAATAGATGATGTGGTTGAAGACGGAGTTAATGGATATAAAACACCGGAGAAGATTGCCTTATGGGCGAATAAAGTACAATTACTTATTGATGATAAGAATCACAGAAAGAAGCTGTCAGATAATGCCCGGGAGTTTTCAAGTTCTTTTTCGATCGAATATTTTGGAAGAAATGTACAGGAGATCTACGCTATCATATTGGCTGCCTATAATCAAAATAAGTCAGGTACAAAATCTAAAAAGGTTCAATAA
- a CDS encoding mechanosensitive ion channel, with protein sequence MDELGLNNMMASDSIYGELISTVIIIATVFLFHFLVTRYIRKKVRSNELRRKWLVQSRNAFILLLLLGLVFIWGSEIRTLALSMVALAVALVVATKELILCVSGSILKTISGSFDLGDRIQIKDFRGDVIDQNLLATTILEVGPGKITHHRTGRLSVIPNSLFVSEPVINESYTSDYILHVFTVPFKREDDWQTAQKMFLEAAIKYCEPYLDDVRNHMNQLSKTKGLDVPTVDPRVTIQVPSPGEVLLIIRMPAKSKQQGYVEQAILSEVLTEHDFSSTKNEK encoded by the coding sequence ATGGATGAATTAGGTTTAAATAATATGATGGCATCAGATTCTATCTATGGGGAACTTATCAGTACAGTTATTATAATAGCTACAGTATTTCTTTTTCATTTTTTGGTTACCCGCTATATTCGGAAAAAGGTGCGGTCGAATGAACTGAGGCGCAAGTGGCTGGTTCAGTCTCGCAATGCTTTTATCCTGCTCCTTTTGTTAGGTCTTGTTTTTATCTGGGGTTCAGAAATCCGTACACTTGCACTATCGATGGTTGCCCTTGCTGTTGCACTGGTAGTTGCAACAAAGGAACTTATCCTTTGTGTCTCCGGGTCCATACTCAAAACAATTTCTGGATCTTTTGATTTGGGAGATCGAATACAAATCAAGGATTTTCGGGGAGATGTGATTGATCAAAACTTACTTGCAACAACGATACTGGAGGTGGGACCGGGCAAAATTACTCACCATCGAACGGGCCGATTGTCCGTAATTCCCAATTCGTTATTTGTGTCAGAACCGGTCATCAATGAAAGCTATACTTCCGATTATATTCTCCATGTTTTTACAGTGCCTTTTAAACGGGAGGATGACTGGCAAACGGCCCAGAAAATGTTTTTGGAAGCGGCAATCAAATATTGCGAACCCTATCTTGATGATGTTCGTAATCATATGAACCAATTAAGTAAAACGAAGGGTCTTGATGTTCCAACCGTTGATCCGCGTGTGACTATCCAGGTACCCTCGCCAGGTGAAGTTCTTTTGATTATAAGAATGCCCGCTAAATCCAAGCAGCAAGGGTATGTGGAACAGGCAATTTTGTCGGAGGTGTTAACTGAGCATGATTTCTCATCGACCAAAAATGAAAAATAA
- a CDS encoding DUF6364 family protein: MKKKLTLTVEEEIIKSAKRQAKRHGTSVSQLFEESFKEERVHTIQTESQKAAGQLLKKLEASESTQAKRDKELIKEHVKRKFA, translated from the coding sequence ATGAAGAAGAAACTCACACTTACCGTTGAGGAAGAGATTATAAAATCCGCCAAAAGACAGGCGAAACGGCATGGAACGTCTGTGTCTCAACTGTTTGAAGAGAGCTTTAAAGAGGAGCGGGTACATACAATTCAAACAGAATCACAAAAAGCGGCGGGTCAACTGTTGAAAAAATTGGAAGCCTCAGAAAGCACACAGGCAAAACGGGATAAAGAATTAATCAAAGAACATGTTAAAAGGAAGTTTGCCTGA
- a CDS encoding PIN domain-containing protein: MLKGSLPEVFLDTDVCFDILSKREPHYKHSVQLLELAEQDRISLMMAESGLANLIYLMFDIHKIDDAKEKLIDFTRATQIIYGGKSVMLKALKSSFKDKEDALQYFTAQYRETDYFITRNIKDYKPHVEFLEVMTPKEFLDLIDDFE, from the coding sequence ATGTTAAAAGGAAGTTTGCCTGAGGTATTTCTCGACACAGATGTATGCTTTGATATTTTATCAAAAAGAGAACCCCATTATAAACATTCTGTTCAACTGCTTGAGCTTGCCGAACAAGACCGCATCTCTTTAATGATGGCAGAAAGCGGCCTCGCAAACCTGATCTACCTGATGTTTGACATCCATAAAATTGATGATGCCAAAGAAAAGCTGATTGACTTTACCAGGGCAACCCAAATCATTTACGGCGGTAAATCTGTGATGTTAAAAGCATTAAAGTCATCATTTAAAGACAAAGAAGATGCTCTTCAATATTTTACCGCTCAATACAGGGAAACCGATTACTTTATTACACGAAATATCAAAGATTATAAACCACATGTTGAGTTTCTTGAAGTGATGACACCCAAGGAATTTTTGGATTTAATTGATGATTTTGAATAG
- a CDS encoding DUF2231 domain-containing protein produces the protein MNELPGIWRTELWHPMVVHFPIVLLLGAAVLRMLSKFFAEEKSAFLKNTSRLSLYIGVVTAWIAIYTGSLADSIVVRELCDPTVLEDHENAAFTLGYIFTASVLFDSLDLFSWHKLSFLKKPFIEWIVIGLLLTGTVYLGYTAHLGATLVYQQSAAVYQPTEGCVEFE, from the coding sequence ATGAACGAGCTTCCGGGCATTTGGAGAACAGAACTGTGGCACCCAATGGTCGTGCATTTTCCAATTGTGCTATTGTTGGGCGCAGCAGTTTTAAGAATGTTATCGAAATTCTTTGCTGAAGAAAAAAGTGCATTTCTAAAGAATACAAGCCGGCTGAGTTTATACATCGGTGTAGTTACTGCATGGATTGCAATCTACACCGGTTCGCTGGCAGACAGTATTGTTGTGAGGGAACTCTGCGACCCAACTGTGCTGGAAGACCACGAAAATGCAGCGTTCACGCTGGGTTATATTTTTACTGCATCTGTACTTTTTGATTCTCTGGATCTCTTTTCGTGGCATAAGCTCTCTTTTCTTAAAAAACCATTTATAGAATGGATTGTGATCGGTTTACTGCTTACAGGAACTGTTTACCTGGGCTACACGGCACACCTTGGGGCCACTCTTGTCTATCAACAAAGTGCTGCTGTTTACCAGCCTACGGAAGGTTGCGTTGAGTTTGAGTAA
- a CDS encoding type II toxin-antitoxin system ParD family antitoxin, whose product MSKNTSITLSDHFQDFIKKEVSSGRYTNASEVIRTALRLLQNEEQKMQNLRNALEKGEESDLREDFDPKKHLKSLHEKHL is encoded by the coding sequence ATGAGTAAAAATACATCCATAACCTTAAGTGATCACTTTCAGGACTTCATAAAAAAAGAAGTCTCATCCGGTCGATATACCAATGCGAGTGAAGTTATCCGAACGGCCCTTCGGCTACTTCAGAATGAAGAACAAAAAATGCAAAATTTGAGAAATGCATTGGAAAAGGGAGAAGAAAGTGATTTAAGAGAAGATTTCGATCCAAAAAAGCATTTGAAGTCTCTGCATGAAAAACATTTATGA
- a CDS encoding type II toxin-antitoxin system RelE/ParE family toxin, with product MKKPVYKIRDEAINDLEKIWEYTFENWSIDQADRYYNLLILEIEFIAENFLAGKSMEYIKEGYRASKIKSHLIFYKKGRIM from the coding sequence ATGAAAAAGCCCGTTTATAAAATCCGGGATGAGGCAATCAACGATCTTGAAAAGATTTGGGAGTACACATTCGAAAATTGGTCAATAGATCAAGCAGACAGATATTACAATTTGCTTATCTTAGAGATTGAATTTATTGCTGAGAACTTTTTGGCCGGTAAATCTATGGAATATATCAAAGAAGGTTATCGGGCTTCAAAGATTAAATCTCACCTGATCTTTTACAAAAAAGGACGGATAATGTAG